From Solanum lycopersicum chromosome 8, SLM_r2.1, the proteins below share one genomic window:
- the ABCE2 gene encoding ABC transporter E family member 2 isoform X1 encodes MSNQRLSRIAILNSDKCKPKKCGLQCKKCCPVVKTGKLCIEVTATSKIAFISEELCIGCGICVKKCPFEAIMIINLPKDLDKDTTHRYGANTFKLHRLPVPRPGQVLGLVGTNGIGKSTALKVLAGKLKPNLGRFSNPPDWQEILTHFRGSELQNYFTRILEDNLKAIIKPQYVDHIPRAVQGNVGQVLDQKDERDIKEKLCVDLELNQVLDRNVGDLSGGELQRFAIAVVAIQNAEIYMFDEPSSYLDVRQRLKAAHVVRSLLRPDSYVIVVEHDLSVLDYLSDFICCLYGKPGAYGVVTLPFSVREGINIFLAGFVPTENLRFRDESLTFKVAEIPQEVAEEIESYARYRYPTMTKTQGNFKLKVAEGEFTDSQIIVMLGENGTGKTTFIRMLAGLLKPDVVEGSNLEIPEFNVSYKPQKISPKFQSTVRHLLHQKIRDSYMHPQFCSDVMKPLQIEQLMDQEVVNLSGGELQRVALTLCLGKPADIYLIDEPSAYLDSEQRIVASKVIKRFILHTKKTAFVVEHDFIMAAYLADRVIVYEGTPSMDCVANAPQSLLTGMNLFLSHLNITFRRDPTNFRPRINKLESAKDREQKLAGSYYYLDD; translated from the exons ATGTCGAATCAGAGATTGAGCCGTATCGCCATCCTTAACAGCGACAAGTGCAAACCGAAGAAGTGCGGGCTACAATGTAAAAAGTGCTGCCCAGTTGTTAAAACTG GTAAGTTATGTATAGAGGTCACTGCAACCTCGAAGATTGCTTTCATCTCGGAAGAGTTGTGTATTGGATGTGGTATTTGTGTGAAG AAATGTCCGTTTGAAGCAATTATGATCATCAATCTGCCAAAGGATTTAGACAAGGATACAACCCATCGTTATGGTGCCAACACTTTTAAATTGCACAG GTTACCTGTCCCTAGGCCAGGACAGGTTCTTGGTCTGGTTGGCACAAACGGTATTGGGAAGTCAACTGCCCTAAAAGTTTTGGCTGGAAAATTGAAACCAAACCTGGGACGCTTCAGT AACCCTCCTGATTGGCAAGAGATCTTGACTCACTTCCGAGGATCCGAACTGCAGAACTATTTCACTCGCATTCTGGAAGATAACTTAAAG GCAATTATTAAGCCTCAGTATGTCGACCATATTCCAAGGGCAGTTCAGGGAAATGTCGGACAAGTGCTTGACCAAAAAGATGAGAGAGACATAAAGGAAAAACTCTGTGTTGATCTAGAGCTGAATCAGGTTTTGGATCGTAATGTAGGTGATCTATCTGGTGGAGAGCTTCAGAGGTTTGCTATTGCTGTTGTTGCAATACAAAATGCAGAGATATACATGTTTGATGAGCCCTCGAGTTATCTTGATGTGAGGCAGAGGCTTAAAGCTGCCCATGTAGTCAGATCCTTGCTTCGACCAGATAG CTATGTCATCGTTGTGGAGCATGATCTTAGTGTGCTTGATTATTTGTCGGATTTCATTTGCTGCTTATATGGGAAGCCTGGTGCATATGGGGTTGTGACCCTACCCTTCTCGGTCAGGGAaggaattaatatatttttggcTGGATTTGTTCCTACAGAAAATCTACGTTTCCGTGATGAATCTCTTACTTTTAAG GTTGCTGAGATCCCACAAGAGGTCGCTGAGGAAATTGAATCATATGCACGTTACAGATATCCAACCATGACTAAGACTCAGGGTAATTTCAAGCTTAAGGTTGCCGAGGGTGAATTTACTGATTCACAGATTATTGTGATGCTTGGTGAGAATGGGACTGGGAAGACAACCTTCATTCGCATGCTG GCTGGGCTATTGAAGCCTGATGTGGTGGAAGGTTCTAATCTTGAGATACCAGAGTTTAATGTTTCATATAAGCCCCAGAAAATTAGTCCAAAATTTCAATCCACCGTGAGGCATTTGCTACATCAGAAAATACGCGATTCTTATATGCACCCCCAGTTCTGTTCAGATGTGATGAAGCCTCTCCAAATTGAGCAATTGATGGACCAGGAAGTTGTGAATCTTTCTGGTGGTGAGTTGCAAAGAGTTGCCTTAACCCTGTGCCTTGGAAAG CCTGCTGATATATATCTGATTGATGAACCAAGTGCCTATCTTGATTCTGAGCAACGTATTGTAGCTTCCAAAGTCATCAAGAGATTCATTCTTCACACGAAGAAGACTGCATTTGTTGTAGAGCATGACTTTATAATGGCAGCTTACCTGGCAGATAGAGTCATTGTATACGAGGGGACGCCTTCTATGGATTGTGTTGCAAATGCACCTCAATCATTGTTGACCGGAATGAACTTATTTTTATCA CATCTGAACATCACATTTAGAAGGGACCCGACTAATTTTCGTCCTAGAATTAACAAACTTGAATCAGCCAAGGATAGAGAGCAGAAGTTAGCTGGATCCTATTATTATTTGGATGATTAA
- the ABCE2 gene encoding ABC transporter E family member 2 isoform X2 → MFDEPSSYLDVRQRLKAAHVVRSLLRPDSYVIVVEHDLSVLDYLSDFICCLYGKPGAYGVVTLPFSVREGINIFLAGFVPTENLRFRDESLTFKVAEIPQEVAEEIESYARYRYPTMTKTQGNFKLKVAEGEFTDSQIIVMLGENGTGKTTFIRMLAGLLKPDVVEGSNLEIPEFNVSYKPQKISPKFQSTVRHLLHQKIRDSYMHPQFCSDVMKPLQIEQLMDQEVVNLSGGELQRVALTLCLGKPADIYLIDEPSAYLDSEQRIVASKVIKRFILHTKKTAFVVEHDFIMAAYLADRVIVYEGTPSMDCVANAPQSLLTGMNLFLSHLNITFRRDPTNFRPRINKLESAKDREQKLAGSYYYLDD, encoded by the exons ATGTTTGATGAGCCCTCGAGTTATCTTGATGTGAGGCAGAGGCTTAAAGCTGCCCATGTAGTCAGATCCTTGCTTCGACCAGATAG CTATGTCATCGTTGTGGAGCATGATCTTAGTGTGCTTGATTATTTGTCGGATTTCATTTGCTGCTTATATGGGAAGCCTGGTGCATATGGGGTTGTGACCCTACCCTTCTCGGTCAGGGAaggaattaatatatttttggcTGGATTTGTTCCTACAGAAAATCTACGTTTCCGTGATGAATCTCTTACTTTTAAG GTTGCTGAGATCCCACAAGAGGTCGCTGAGGAAATTGAATCATATGCACGTTACAGATATCCAACCATGACTAAGACTCAGGGTAATTTCAAGCTTAAGGTTGCCGAGGGTGAATTTACTGATTCACAGATTATTGTGATGCTTGGTGAGAATGGGACTGGGAAGACAACCTTCATTCGCATGCTG GCTGGGCTATTGAAGCCTGATGTGGTGGAAGGTTCTAATCTTGAGATACCAGAGTTTAATGTTTCATATAAGCCCCAGAAAATTAGTCCAAAATTTCAATCCACCGTGAGGCATTTGCTACATCAGAAAATACGCGATTCTTATATGCACCCCCAGTTCTGTTCAGATGTGATGAAGCCTCTCCAAATTGAGCAATTGATGGACCAGGAAGTTGTGAATCTTTCTGGTGGTGAGTTGCAAAGAGTTGCCTTAACCCTGTGCCTTGGAAAG CCTGCTGATATATATCTGATTGATGAACCAAGTGCCTATCTTGATTCTGAGCAACGTATTGTAGCTTCCAAAGTCATCAAGAGATTCATTCTTCACACGAAGAAGACTGCATTTGTTGTAGAGCATGACTTTATAATGGCAGCTTACCTGGCAGATAGAGTCATTGTATACGAGGGGACGCCTTCTATGGATTGTGTTGCAAATGCACCTCAATCATTGTTGACCGGAATGAACTTATTTTTATCA CATCTGAACATCACATTTAGAAGGGACCCGACTAATTTTCGTCCTAGAATTAACAAACTTGAATCAGCCAAGGATAGAGAGCAGAAGTTAGCTGGATCCTATTATTATTTGGATGATTAA